A DNA window from Bacteroidia bacterium contains the following coding sequences:
- a CDS encoding PAS domain-containing protein yields the protein MKLLDVLLRRTDDKNEITSLKAELESHLKALHEGAIISETDPSGNITFVNEPFIKLSGYSEQEIIGKNHRVLKSGSQSEEVYKKLWKTISSGKVWRGTLCNRNKNGELYWVKSTIVPIFDEKEKINKYLCIMFDVSEEFLLHQEVSQKIEEITAQEEEMRQMNEEMSVINENLAASQRELETQLYAMNNAVLVSATDIRGNIVYANDKFCQVAGYTREEFMGKNHRIIRHPDMPAEIFDDLWKTISGGKIWQGVVKNIRKDNSHYWVHATVTPILNERGVPVKYFSVRSDITAQKELADTLNNSEQKIDQLNAHLSLAKTALEKKVESIEGEFK from the coding sequence ATGAAATTATTAGATGTCTTATTAAGACGAACCGATGACAAAAATGAGATTACCTCATTAAAAGCTGAGTTAGAGAGCCATTTAAAGGCTTTGCATGAGGGGGCAATTATCTCAGAAACAGACCCGAGCGGCAATATAACCTTTGTAAATGAGCCATTTATAAAGCTCTCCGGCTATAGCGAGCAGGAGATAATCGGAAAAAATCATCGGGTACTTAAATCCGGAAGCCAATCAGAAGAAGTATATAAAAAACTTTGGAAAACCATTTCTTCCGGTAAGGTTTGGAGGGGAACGTTATGTAACCGTAATAAAAACGGTGAGTTATATTGGGTAAAGTCCACAATCGTTCCGATTTTTGATGAAAAGGAAAAAATCAACAAATACCTGTGCATTATGTTTGATGTTTCGGAGGAGTTTTTACTGCACCAAGAAGTTTCACAAAAAATCGAAGAAATCACCGCTCAGGAAGAAGAAATGCGCCAGATGAATGAAGAAATGAGCGTCATTAACGAAAACTTAGCGGCTTCACAACGAGAATTAGAAACACAGCTATATGCGATGAACAACGCCGTATTGGTTTCCGCTACCGATATTCGAGGAAATATTGTTTATGCGAATGACAAATTCTGTCAAGTTGCCGGATACACCCGTGAAGAGTTTATGGGAAAGAATCACCGGATTATCCGCCACCCGGATATGCCCGCCGAAATCTTTGACGACCTCTGGAAAACCATCTCTGGCGGTAAAATTTGGCAAGGAGTAGTAAAAAATATCAGAAAAGACAACTCCCACTATTGGGTTCATGCTACCGTAACCCCAATCTTGAACGAAAGAGGTGTACCCGTAAAATATTTTTCGGTACGGTCAGATATTACTGCCCAAAAAGAATTAGCGGATACGCTAAATAATTCTGAACAAAAAATAGACCAGCTAAATGCTCACCTATCGCTTGCCAAAACAGCATTAGAGAAAAAAGTAGAATCCATAGAAGGTGAATTTAAA
- a CDS encoding sulfotransferase domain-containing protein, producing MKTETVWDKYRHYLKKYISVTWAGLQPSAMKGRFIGPKVLMNSLPKSGTNLLETALSYFPLLRHHGDITISTHKFKSEAHLIAKIESLSWGQYAPAHVNYSPKVAEAIHRCQIRNLLVIRDPRDVCISHEKYVTHIDKAHRAHEFFKSLPDDNARLLATIYGEKKQVEPIRDLLLNFAGWFHDSNTLIVRFEDLVGADGGGDEKKQLTAIQQVANHLNIPLSESQIQQIAKNTFSTNSSTFRKGQINVWRETLKPEHKNAFKETIQDLLELYGYEKDSNW from the coding sequence ATGAAAACCGAAACAGTTTGGGACAAATATCGCCATTACTTAAAGAAATATATTTCAGTTACTTGGGCTGGATTACAACCATCTGCAATGAAGGGGCGATTTATCGGGCCAAAAGTGTTGATGAACTCTCTCCCTAAATCCGGCACCAACCTTTTAGAAACAGCTTTGAGCTATTTTCCTCTGCTTCGCCACCACGGAGACATCACCATATCTACCCATAAATTTAAGTCGGAAGCACACTTGATTGCCAAAATAGAAAGCCTTTCTTGGGGGCAATATGCACCTGCGCACGTAAACTATTCCCCCAAAGTTGCGGAAGCTATCCACCGCTGCCAAATACGCAATTTATTGGTTATCAGAGACCCACGTGATGTCTGTATCTCTCATGAAAAATATGTAACCCATATAGACAAAGCCCACCGCGCCCATGAATTCTTTAAATCTTTACCCGATGATAATGCCAGATTGTTAGCAACCATCTATGGCGAAAAAAAACAGGTAGAACCTATCAGAGATTTATTACTGAACTTTGCCGGTTGGTTTCACGACTCAAATACGCTTATCGTTAGATTTGAAGATTTAGTGGGAGCAGACGGAGGCGGAGACGAAAAAAAACAACTAACAGCTATCCAGCAAGTTGCAAACCACTTGAATATACCTTTATCAGAAAGTCAAATTCAGCAAATTGCTAAAAATACATTTTCTACCAATAGTTCCACATTCCGAAAAGGGCAAATTAACGTATGGCGAGAAACATTAAAACCGGAGCACAAAAATGCCTTCAAAGAAACTATCCAAGATTTATTAGAACTATATGGTTACGAAAAAGATAGCAATTGGTAA
- the thiD gene encoding bifunctional hydroxymethylpyrimidine kinase/phosphomethylpyrimidine kinase, translating to MDIYLSKVICVSLWCFSGLQKVVLSIAGSDSGGGAGIQADLRTFFTRGVFGVSAITAITAQNTQTVSLVHPLPAHVVAAQLDALYADFTIAAVKIGMLANLAVVRVVSDFVQQISCPVILDPVLKSTSGAILLENEAIEYLEQHILPYVTVFTPNIPEASIFSGIEITAQTSLAAVYRRLLQKAPQMAILLKGGHLPLDYQGIKVTVDRFWENDAEKVFVNPYICSENLHGTGCTLASVIAAEVAKGVPTLLAVETAISYVHKAILAATKIGGGNSPIKQGFFQDE from the coding sequence ATGGATATTTATCTTTCCAAAGTCATTTGTGTATCTTTGTGGTGTTTTAGTGGGTTGCAGAAAGTTGTTTTAAGTATAGCGGGGTCAGATTCGGGGGGGGGGGCCGGTATTCAGGCAGATTTAAGGACGTTTTTTACTCGAGGTGTTTTTGGGGTTTCAGCCATAACGGCTATTACCGCACAGAATACGCAAACGGTATCGTTGGTTCATCCTCTACCTGCCCATGTTGTTGCTGCTCAATTAGATGCTTTATATGCTGATTTTACCATAGCGGCAGTTAAAATTGGGATGTTAGCTAATTTAGCGGTCGTTCGGGTAGTCTCTGATTTTGTACAGCAGATTTCTTGCCCCGTTATTTTGGATCCTGTTTTAAAATCAACTTCGGGGGCTATTTTGTTAGAAAATGAAGCCATAGAGTACTTAGAGCAGCATATTTTGCCGTATGTTACCGTTTTTACGCCCAATATACCGGAGGCATCTATTTTTAGTGGTATAGAAATAACGGCTCAAACTTCCTTAGCGGCAGTTTATCGGCGCCTATTACAAAAAGCTCCTCAGATGGCAATATTGCTAAAAGGCGGCCATTTACCACTTGATTATCAGGGTATAAAAGTTACTGTTGATCGTTTTTGGGAGAATGATGCGGAGAAAGTTTTTGTAAATCCGTATATTTGTTCCGAAAATCTTCATGGTACGGGTTGCACCTTAGCTTCGGTTATTGCTGCTGAGGTTGCCAAAGGAGTTCCTACGTTATTAGCCGTTGAAACAGCAATTTCTTATGTACATAAAGCAATTTTGGCAGCTACCAAAATCGGTGGCGGAAATAGCCCCATCAAGCAAGGTTTCTTTCAAGATGAATAG